GTCTGCTTTGTCGCGCCGCTCGTGAATGGAATGACCATTCACTTCGCGCCGCTTCGCACCCGGAGACAGGCGCAGCCTGGGCTTCGCCATCTGCGCGTGCATCCCGCAAAGTCCCGTCGCGACCGCGCAGGACTTAATCAGAGGTTCCCTAAAAGATAGCCGATGTTGCCCGCGAACATCCGCTCCGAATTCGCGGCGATTCTCGCGGCGGACCGTTTCTATACCGATCCGGTGGATTGCTATACCTATTCGTATGACAACACGCGCAAAATCTTTCCGCCGGACGCGGTCGCGTTTCCCCTCGACAGCGAAGAAGTGCAGCGTCTGCTGGCGCTATGCAACAAGCATAACATCGCCGTTACCGCGCGCGGCCGCGGCACCGGAACCGCGGGCGGCAGCTTGCCGGAGCAGGGCGGCCTGGTCCTGTCTCTTGAACGGATGCGCAAGATCGTCGCGATCGATGCAGCCAATCGGGTGATCGTCGCGCAGCCCGGCGTGCTGAACGAAGAAGTGCAGCGTGCGGCGCGCCCATACGGCTTGTTCTGGCCGCCCGATCCTTCCAGCGCTGCGTACTCGAGCATCGGCGGAAATCTCGCGACTTCAGCCGGTGGTCCGCACGCGATCAAATACGGAACGACGCGCGACAATGTGCTCGGCCTGAAAGCCGTCACAGCCGACGGCGCGCTGCTTGAAGCCGGCTGCTACACCACGAAAGGTGTGGTCGGCTACGATTTGACCCGGCTGCTCATCGGCTCCGAAGGAACACTGGCGGTTATTGTCGAGGCGACACTGAAGCTCATTCCGCTTCCCGCAGCGATCGGCGGCGTCACCGCTTTTTATCGTGATGTCGCTAGCTGCG
This region of Burkholderiales bacterium genomic DNA includes:
- a CDS encoding FAD-binding protein, yielding MLPANIRSEFAAILAADRFYTDPVDCYTYSYDNTRKIFPPDAVAFPLDSEEVQRLLALCNKHNIAVTARGRGTGTAGGSLPEQGGLVLSLERMRKIVAIDAANRVIVAQPGVLNEEVQRAARPYGLFWPPDPSSAAYSSIGGNLATSAGGPHAIKYGTTRDNVLGLKAVTADGALLEAGCYTTKGVVGYDLTRLLIGSEGTLAVIVEATLKLIPLPAAIGGVTAFYRDVASCAKAVSAIMAQPLTPSALEFLDTGALALIRGRYPDMLPSDARALLMIEVDGSTQSIGDDIAAMIAACRNSGLLRAEAVADAAALWAARKALSPLLRDIAPKKINEDIVVPVSRLAELMEGLAALSGRHGIANVNFGHAGNGNIHVNLLVDSRNVEQMRRAEVCLDQVFDLVLALNGTLSGEHGVGSEKRAFITKEINPATLSLMKAIKRSFDPNNILNPGKLFPV